The sequence GCTGCCGCTTGATGATAACGGACACGGCACCCATATCGCTGGAACACTCGCAGCAGCAGGAGGGACGCGGGGGATGATGGGCGTAGCTCCACGGGCACTGCTCTATCCGGTTAAAGCTTTTGATCATAGCGGCTCTGCCTATGTATCAGACATCGTCCTCGGCATCGATTGGTGTGTACAAAACAGGATCGATATCATCAATATGAGCTTTGGAATGAAAACAAGAAGCAAGGCACTACACGATGTTGTCATCAAAGCCTATCGTGCCGGAATTGCCATCGTTGCCTCCTCCGGCAACGACGGTAAACGCGGCGGGGACTATCCTGCACGTTACCCAGAGACTATTGCTGTTGGAGCCGTAGATAAAAGACATCGTGTAGCCAGCTTCAGCAACCGCGGTCCATATATCGATGTATACGGACCAGGCGAAAGCATTCCCTCCTGCTGGCTAAGGGAGGGCTATAAGGAGATGAGCGGCACCTCCATGGCGACCTCTCACGTTACGGGAGCTGCTGCCCTGTTGCTCGGCCTGCGACCAGAGCTCACACCAAGGGAGCTGAAGCTGCTGCTACGCCGCAGCTCATCACCGGTGCTGCTGCGCAAGGGGCAGCGCCGCGCCTCCTTGGGCGGCGGCGCGGCGGATGCCTTGCGCCTGCTGAGAGCAGGAGCAAGGGCCAAGCGGCGTTCCTCCGCGAACGTGTAAACTCCGGCGTAAGCAGGGTCTTTCTGTCCCGGCGAACAACGCCGGGACAATTTAAAATCCGCCCTCCGGAAACCGGAAGGCGGATTTATTATTCTGGCAATATGGATTACATACGGTCAGGAGCAGATACACCGATAAGACGCAGAACATTGGCAATTGCAGTACGTGTGGCACCCAGCAAGGCAAGACGTGCTACGGTCTGAGCAGCATCCTCAGTAATTACGCGCTCTGCTTTGTAATAGCTATGGAAAAGCGCAGACAGATCGTAAACGTAACGAACCAGGCGATGCGGTGCATAACCTTCAGCTGCGATAGCGATTTCTGATGGCAGTTCGCCGATTTTGCGCAATAGGTCATATTCATGAACAGCGGTCAGCTTGGTGAAATCAAGCTCAGAGTAATCCGGCAACGTTATACCTTGCTCCTCTGCCTGACGGAAGATGCTGCAGATACGCGCGTGCGCATACTGAACATAGAATACAGGATTCTCATTGGAGGTGGAAATGGCCAGATCCATATCAAAGTCAAGATGGGAATCCATGCTGCGCATGGTGAAGAAGTAGCGCATCGCATCAAGGCCGACTTCCTCCATCAAATCCTCCATAGTCACTGCTTTACCCGTTCGCTTGGACATCTTGACCTTCTCACCATTCTGAAACAGACTGACCATCTGGGCGATTAATACAACCAGCTTGTCAGGATCGTTACCGAGCGCGGACATGGCTGCTTTCATTCGTGGGATATAGCCGTGGTGATCAGCACCCCATATATTAATCATTCTATCGTAGCCACGACCATATTTATCGCTGTGATACGCAATGTCTGGTGTGAGATAAGTGTAAGTTCCATCATTCTTGATCAGCACACGGTCT comes from Paenibacillus sp. 19GGS1-52 and encodes:
- a CDS encoding S8 family peptidase, yielding MDYYGFWQMLLEEISAAPKNGERRIVTFNDARQYAGALSQWKALKAKRPGLRRVLISPLIRAFFVPAAGMGRLMNRFADVLCIEEDIRIQIHAAPGEKSGTAIMPWGVKAIHAPQAWSRSTGVHVKIGVIDTGADYRHPDLRHSLASGVNLLHRGMLPLDDNGHGTHIAGTLAAAGGTRGMMGVAPRALLYPVKAFDHSGSAYVSDIVLGIDWCVQNRIDIINMSFGMKTRSKALHDVVIKAYRAGIAIVASSGNDGKRGGDYPARYPETIAVGAVDKRHRVASFSNRGPYIDVYGPGESIPSCWLREGYKEMSGTSMATSHVTGAAALLLGLRPELTPRELKLLLRRSSSPVLLRKGQRRASLGGGAADALRLLRAGARAKRRSSANV